The Hydra vulgaris chromosome 11, alternate assembly HydraT2T_AEP genome contains a region encoding:
- the LOC100198918 gene encoding T-complex protein 1 subunit epsilon has protein sequence MAQLAFDEYGRPFIVLRDQEKQERLTGLEALKTHIMAAKTVANTLRTSLGPKGMDKILVSPDNDITITNDGATILERMHVEHEIAKLLVDLSKSQDDEIGDGTTGVVVLAGALLEQAEQLLDRGMHPIRIADGYELASQIAISNLEQISESFEIDPNNKEHLVQTAMTTLGSKIVSRCHRHLAEIAVDAVLSVADLERKDVDFELIKMQTKEGGQIDDTMLVKGVIVDKDMSHPQMPKEIKDAKIAILTCAFEPPKPKTKHKLDVSSVDEYQKLRQYEKDTFEKMIKEVKATGANLAICQWGFDDEANHLLLQNELPAVRWVGGPEIELIAIATGGRIVPRFSELSPEKLGVAGLVRELSFGTTKDRMLIIEECKNTRAVTIFIRGGNKMIVEEAKRSIHDALCVIRNLVRDNRIVYGGGASEISCALAVSKEADKVASVEQYAMHAFADALETIPNALAENSGMNPIRTVSVIKVRQIAENNPRLGVDCVRAGTNDMKVQHVIETLHGKKQQISLATQLVRMILKIDDIRKTNSDK, from the exons atggCGCAACTAGCTTTTGATGAATATGGACGTCCATTTATTGTGCTAAGAGATCAAGAGAAGCAAGAACGGTTGACGGGTTTAGAAGcgttaaaa aCTCACATTATGGCTGCAAAAACTGTTGCAAATACATTAAGAACTTCTCTTGGACCAAAAG gaatggATAAAATTCTTGTTTCTCCTGATAATGATATTACAATTACTAATGATGGTGCCACCATATTAGAAAGAATGCATGTCGAACATGAAATTGCCAAACTTTTAGTTGATCTTTCAAAATCTCAAGATGATGAAATAGGTGATGGTACAACAGGTGTTGTTGTTCTTGCTGGTGCTCTATTGGAGCAGGCTGAACAACTACTTGATCGTGGAATGCACCCCATAAGAATTGCAGATGGTTATGAGTTGGCTTCTCAGATTGCAATATCCAATTTAGAACAAATAAGTGAATCCTTTGAAATTGATCCCAATAATAAAGAGCATCTTGTTCAAACTGCCATGACAACACTGGGATCAAAAAT aGTTAGTCGATGCCATAGGCACTTAGCAGAAATAGCTGTTGATGCTGTACTATCTGTGGCTGATCTTGAGAGAAAAGATGTTGATTTTGAACTTATAAAGATGCAAACTAAAGAAGGTGGACAAATAGATGATACTATGCTCGTTAAAGGAGTAATTGTTGATAAAGATATGAGTCACCCTCAAATGCCAAAG gaaATTAAAGATGCCAAGATTGCCATTCTAACATGTGCTTTTGAACCACCTAAGCCTAAGACTAAGCATAAATTAGATGTCTCTTCTGTTGATGAGTATCAAAAGTTACGGCAATATGAGAAAGATACATTCGAGAAAATGATTAAGGAAGTAAAAGCTACTGGGGCTAATTTAGCTATATGCCAATGGGGTTTTGATGATGAGGCAAACCATCTTTTATTGCAAAATGAGTTGCCTGCTGTAAGATGGGTTGGTGGCCCAGAAATTgaa ctTATTGCAATCGCTACTGGCGGTCGTATTGTACCTCGTTTTAGTGAACTTTCACCTGAAAAGCTTGGGGTTGCTGGTCTTGTACGAGAATTATCATTTGGAACAACTAAAGATCGAATGTTAATTATCGAGGAGTGTAAAAATACAAGAGctgttactatttttattagagGAGGAAATAAAATG atagTAGAAGAAGCAAAAAGAAGTATTCATGATGCATTATGTGTCATTCGCAATCTTGTTAGAGACAACAGAATTGTTTATGGTGGAGGAGCTTCAGAAATTTCTTGTGCTTTGGCTGTTAGTAAAGAAGCTGATAAG gtaGCATCAGTTGAACAGTATGCAATGCATGCATTTGCTGATGCTTTAGAAACCATACCAAATGCACTTGCTGAAAACTCAGGGATGAATCCAATTAGAACTGTCTCAGTGATTAAAGTCCGCCAAATAGCTGAAAATAATCCACGATTAGGTGTCGATTGTGTTCGGGCTGGTACAAATG atatgaaaGTACAACATGTTATAGAAACATTGCATGGTAAAAAGCAACAAATATCTCTTGCTACACAACTTGTTCGTATGATTTTAAAGATTGACGATATTCGCAAAACTAATAGTGACAAATAG
- the LOC136086729 gene encoding 52 kDa repressor of the inhibitor of the protein kinase-like: MSSSQSTTSSQSLTLSKDVSSHSKTSKDSVLSKSFFTKSSSIRNVPNFYNNNNIECPSNIILPPKEVLNALQSFEQNDVAFFRQKVEFLIDHEIFLLNKNMFIPNEDYIFLKDSGRQFRYLWLKEFSWLRYSKSTDGAFCLSCVLFGNKFKQRSRKLTHLYLEPFNKWSDAIRSFSNHESTKNGLHAFTMPVFNIFLSHSSGISQPINVIIDTNVKEKIIKNRQILRPIVDAIIFCGQTNTPLRGHRDDSQYLPEAREYSKCGTGCFNKLLNFAVRNGNDVLGSHLNNCSKNASYISKTSQNEIIKCCGEEISESILSEVRKNVFFSIIADEACDSSTKEQMSLVLQFVDSDFNIREDFIQFIHCSEGVKGKDLLNVLLNCVSNLNLDIKNCRGQGYDGASSVSGYINGLSAQVLNINSKALYTHCHSHRLNLSVCESCNVQLVSEVFNKVRELSYFFNYSENRQKFLEASVLEREPQTHKKKLKDICRTRWIEHIDGLNTFLEHYLSIFHALCIMASSESSVNKDTQNKSSTFLNSIGTFQFVFTLVVTTRVFDFTLPVTRLLQSKTIDILDGLHLITALKNTFISVRNDIDSFHNNCYEAACLLSSKAEIFVLKPRTCSI, translated from the coding sequence ATGTCTTCTTCTCAATCGACAACATCTTCTCAATCATTAACATTAAGTAAAGATGTTTCTTCTCACTCAAAGACATCTAAGGACAGTGTtctatcaaaatctttttttacaaaatcttcaAGCATCAGGAATGtacctaatttttataataataataatattgaatgcCCTTCGAACATTATTTTACCACCTAAAGAAGTACTAAATGCTCTCCAGTCTTTTGAGCAAAATGATGTTGCTTTCTTTAGACAAAaggttgaatttttaattgaccatgaaatttttttattaaataaaaatatgtttattccTAATGAAGATTACATTTTCCTAAAAGATTCTGGTCGTCAGTTTAGATATCTTTGGTTGAAAGAGTTTTCTTGGCTGAGATATTCTAAAAGTACTGATGGTGCATTTTGTTTGTCTTGTGTATTATTTggcaataaatttaaacaaagatcACGTAAGTTAACACATTTGTATTTGGAGCCTTTCAATAAATGGTCTGATGCTATTAGATCATTTTCAAATCATGAGTCAACTAAAAATGGTTTACATGCATTTACTATgcctgtttttaatatttttttgagtcaTTCCTCAGGCATAAGTCAACCAATAAATGTCATCATTGATActaatgtaaaagaaaaaataataaaaaatcgcCAAATACTTCGTCCTATTGTTGATGCTATAATTTTTTGCGGTCAAACCAATACACCTTTGAGAGGCCACAGAGATGATTCACAATATCTTCCAGAGGCTAGAGAATATTCGAAATGTGGAACTggttgttttaataaacttttaaattttgctgtaCGCAATGGAAATGATGTTTTAGGCTCTCATCTTAATAACTGTTCAAAGAATGCCTCCTACATTTCGAAGACTTcacaaaatgaaattattaaatgctGTGGTGAAGAAATTAGTGAATCTATACTATCTGAAGTtcgcaaaaatgtttttttttcaataattgcaGATGAAGCCTGTGACTCATCTACTAAAGAGCAAATGTCATTAGTTTTACAATTTGTTGATAGTGATTTCAATATCAGAGAAgactttattcaatttattcatTGTAGTGAAGGAGTTAAAGGAAAAGATTTGCttaatgttcttttaaattgtGTAAGCAACTTAAATCTAGATATAAAAAACTGTAGGGGTCAGGGATATGATGGAGCCAGTTCTGTCTCTGGGTATATAAATGGTCTTTCTGCTCAGGTtcttaatataaattcaaaggCTTTGTATACACATTGTCATAGCCATCGACTGAACTTATCAGTTTGTGAATCGTGTAATGTCCAATTAGTTTCagaggtttttaataaagttcgcgaactttcttatttttttaattattcagaaaatagacaaaagtttttagaagCTAGCGTTTTAGAGCGTGAACCTCAaacgcataaaaaaaaattaaaagatatctGTAGAACTAGATGGATTGAGCATATAGATGGTTTAAACACTTTTCTTGAgcattatttatctattttccATGCTTTATGTATCATGGCTTCTTCTGAGAGTTCTGTTAACAAAGACACACAAAACAAatcttctacttttttaaattccattgGCACTTTTCAATTTGTCTTTACTTTAGTTGTGACAACACGTGTCTTTGATTTTACTTTACCTGTTACTCGGTTGCTGCAATCAAAAACTATTGATATCTTAGACGGTTTGCATCTTATTACAGctcttaaaaatacatttatttccGTCAGAAATGATATAGATAGTTTTCATAATAACTGCTATGAAGCAGCATGTTTGCTTTCAAGTAAAgctgaaatttttgttttgaaaccaAGAACCtgttctatttaa